One genomic region from Paramicrobacterium agarici encodes:
- a CDS encoding Dps family protein, producing MATSQTEKLTNVNPDVAPGTAQFLSPLVIDLEALVVNGKQAHWHLRGHNFIGVHELLDTLVSDAQEWADLAAERVVALGLPVDSRLATVAAKTTLPELSAGFQQSEDTIVEVVAMLDAAIQTARTAVDELDEIDLNSQDVAVEIVRGLEKDRWLLLAHVAK from the coding sequence ATGGCTACATCACAGACTGAAAAGCTCACAAACGTCAACCCCGACGTCGCGCCGGGCACTGCGCAGTTCCTTTCACCGCTCGTCATCGACCTCGAGGCGCTCGTCGTGAACGGAAAGCAGGCGCACTGGCACCTGCGCGGACACAACTTCATCGGTGTGCACGAGCTCCTTGACACGCTGGTCTCCGATGCCCAGGAGTGGGCAGATCTCGCCGCAGAGCGCGTCGTCGCCCTCGGCCTGCCCGTTGACTCGCGACTGGCGACCGTGGCAGCGAAGACGACGCTGCCCGAGCTCAGCGCCGGATTCCAGCAGTCGGAGGACACCATCGTCGAGGTTGTGGCAATGCTCGACGCCGCGATTCAGACAGCACGCACGGCCGTCGACGAGCTCGATGAGATCGACCTCAACAGCCAGGATGTCGCTGTCGAGATCGTGCGCGGTCTCGAGAAGGACCGGTGGCTGCTGCTCGCGCACGTCGCGAAGTAG
- a CDS encoding Fpg/Nei family DNA glycosylase translates to MPEGHSVHRIARQFDRNFVGRVVAASSPQGRFVEGAAVLDGSELREVFAVGKQMFADFGDDTWLRVHLGMYGAWDFAGEIAVDSTIASANGRMGQTNQRGTDVALEILDSAGENSLSSIGAPRKARVRMSEQTKGDADAEWESFPPPPVGAVRLRLLTERTVADLRGPTACEIRTGAEVQNTIAQLGPDPMHDDSRDAEDRFTDVVRRKQTRIGVLLMDQSVVSGIGNVYRAELLYRARLDPHTPGKLVPEETVRGIWRDWVRLLRIGVETGQMMTMDGLSGDDYARAMANRDDRHWVYKREGLPCRVCGTNILLEEMAARKLYWCPNCQN, encoded by the coding sequence ATGCCCGAGGGCCATTCGGTTCATCGCATCGCGCGGCAGTTCGATCGCAACTTCGTCGGCCGAGTCGTGGCTGCGTCGTCGCCACAGGGGCGGTTCGTCGAGGGCGCAGCCGTGCTCGACGGGAGCGAACTTCGCGAGGTCTTCGCCGTCGGAAAGCAGATGTTCGCCGATTTCGGCGACGACACGTGGCTGCGGGTGCACCTCGGCATGTACGGGGCGTGGGACTTCGCCGGCGAGATCGCGGTTGATTCGACGATCGCTTCGGCAAACGGTCGCATGGGCCAGACCAACCAGCGGGGTACAGACGTCGCCCTCGAGATCCTCGACAGCGCTGGCGAGAACTCGCTGTCGAGCATCGGTGCTCCGCGCAAAGCGCGCGTTCGCATGTCTGAGCAGACGAAGGGCGACGCTGATGCCGAGTGGGAGTCGTTTCCGCCGCCTCCGGTCGGCGCGGTGAGGTTGAGGCTTCTCACGGAGCGCACGGTTGCGGACCTTCGCGGTCCGACGGCCTGCGAGATCCGCACGGGCGCCGAGGTTCAGAATACGATCGCACAGCTCGGGCCGGATCCGATGCACGATGACTCACGCGACGCCGAGGACCGGTTTACGGATGTCGTTCGGCGCAAGCAGACGCGCATTGGCGTGCTTCTCATGGATCAGTCGGTTGTGAGCGGCATCGGCAACGTCTACAGGGCGGAGCTGCTGTATCGTGCTCGTCTCGACCCGCACACGCCCGGAAAGCTTGTTCCCGAAGAGACCGTTCGCGGAATCTGGCGCGACTGGGTCAGGCTGCTACGCATCGGCGTCGAGACCGGACAGATGATGACCATGGACGGACTCAGCGGCGACGACTACGCGCGCGCGATGGCGAACCGGGATGATCGGCACTGGGTGTATAAGCGCGAAGGGCTCCCGTGTCGCGTGTGCGGCACGAACATCCTGCTCGAGGAGATGGCGGCGCGCAAGCTGTACTGGTGCCCGAACTGCCAGAACTAG
- a CDS encoding gamma carbonic anhydrase family protein: MTINDPESVISLSNGAEPSISDSAFIAPGAKVVGNVSIGEESGVWYNAVLRGDSDSITIGDRSNLQDGVAVHVDAGSPTVIGDDVSVGHNAVVHGCTIGNTVLVGMGAVVLSGATVGDEVLIAGGAVVLGGTEVPPRSLVAGVPAKVRRELSDDEVESIRANARHYVGNARLHAGA; this comes from the coding sequence ATGACTATCAACGATCCAGAGTCGGTCATCTCGCTGTCCAACGGCGCCGAACCGTCCATCTCTGACAGTGCGTTCATTGCTCCGGGCGCAAAGGTCGTCGGGAACGTGAGCATCGGCGAGGAATCGGGTGTCTGGTACAACGCGGTTCTGCGCGGCGATTCCGATTCGATCACGATCGGCGATCGCAGCAACCTTCAAGATGGCGTTGCCGTTCACGTCGATGCCGGGTCGCCGACGGTGATCGGCGATGACGTCTCGGTGGGGCATAACGCGGTCGTGCACGGCTGCACGATCGGAAACACTGTTCTCGTGGGCATGGGCGCGGTTGTGCTCAGTGGCGCAACCGTCGGTGATGAAGTGCTCATCGCCGGTGGTGCTGTTGTGCTCGGCGGAACTGAGGTGCCGCCGCGTTCGCTCGTCGCGGGAGTGCCGGCGAAGGTGCGTCGTGAGCTGTCGGACGACGAGGTGGAGTCGATCCGCGCTAACGCACGACACTATGTCGGAAACGCGCGGTTGCACGCGGGCGCATGA
- a CDS encoding SCO7613 C-terminal domain-containing membrane protein produces the protein MADGVGGTSPRAPRPHTVVIAGLAGITIVLGVSLTLALAVAVPPVWHFPVSIVFAAVSGFGIRTATHRRQHGLATILVCTALLPIAVSQWTVWQSGLADSALIPTWLYVGAVNVALTALLVAAGRWTSARAIPPFAVIAAALALVGIGASLFPAASLPSRMWAGAVLVASVGAAWPLLIGSLAARVAARSIAAIASIVALVLATASWPSLGWGTSIAFLVTAAAFAMHLFGSPVAVAPDSGSAAPAAVASARPLSPGRLALTRELGAWKTACGAGLGLAAAGAGAAPAAHFTSVALQLNVTAVLTATAAVVFATIFWRLRHNRSASGLRLAGLVTLVTCSLTVVPALGIALIETWTRIALPNFSVDPFAARTLLYPVSASIWVTAACLTASTAVTLALWRRLREFSWLPLGLGGATLLVAQASAPTPAASVVISGGLAIGATALFVVLRPRRGRRVVLTLLVLSSIAAAFLVGANSAAVWPFAAFLALGGAVALRVALPRRVVRPDKLSVPPALSAVVVVLVLISARWLPLWADPEITVPAPTADLTTIVVASAILIIASTRSHRFAAADITVMSALATVASLVSVGSLAVQGTSASQRAFVIGLACVLAAELSWQFPHGGRDSVARYVTAALTPPTAVMLAVESWRRFGPPVWGAPELLAVGITVVLAGLGIVIFRGAAIPRGEPRSHPARLAWDSSIALTSTITIPAAVTTSDFGPLHLVLLGVLPVLFSLGEGSVARSSSRRRHLIWACLPPFAGAIWLGLAERGDVGVELSALALAALVCAALAVVVMRRPSAHIPTPPGRNLLAVATLAIFFVPAVVASSAAPLTHTYLILLIATLLAGVGAFLPPVVRGVHIALWLWSAGALTVGATTSIRSYELIARTPFKLDELLVWTVTGSVLMTGLAALWLYRGHRQARLAYASLAIAPLLLSLPFANVAAVIAVPGWMLSLVAAGATMFLAAPLARGSRAHSAVTWMTTLGASFLAVGTITGAHSAVEFVSIPVGVIALTVNLRALFARAEATSWRMLGAPLAALILPSLVQCLSDPAPARIAWLVLGIAATAAFGVVARLQAPIATAAIAGAILTLTLAWPALTAAASGWAVALAAIVILMLGALVVRLSNLPAARAVRSIARMR, from the coding sequence ATGGCAGACGGCGTCGGAGGAACCTCTCCTCGAGCGCCGCGCCCGCATACTGTCGTGATTGCAGGTCTTGCGGGCATCACGATCGTCCTCGGCGTCTCGCTGACCCTCGCGCTCGCTGTGGCCGTCCCCCCGGTGTGGCACTTTCCCGTCAGCATTGTGTTCGCGGCGGTGAGCGGCTTTGGCATCCGCACGGCGACGCATCGACGGCAGCACGGTCTGGCGACGATTCTCGTGTGCACGGCGCTGCTGCCCATCGCGGTCAGCCAGTGGACGGTCTGGCAAAGCGGGCTCGCCGACTCGGCCCTGATACCGACGTGGCTGTATGTCGGTGCCGTCAACGTGGCTCTCACGGCTCTCCTTGTGGCAGCCGGGCGGTGGACGAGTGCTCGCGCCATCCCTCCGTTCGCGGTCATCGCTGCCGCGCTCGCCCTCGTCGGCATCGGAGCTTCCCTCTTTCCCGCCGCCTCACTGCCCTCTCGGATGTGGGCCGGTGCCGTGCTCGTGGCCAGCGTGGGCGCAGCCTGGCCGTTGCTCATCGGCTCGCTTGCGGCCCGCGTTGCCGCTCGCTCGATCGCAGCGATCGCGAGCATCGTCGCACTCGTGCTCGCCACCGCGAGCTGGCCCAGCCTCGGCTGGGGAACCTCCATTGCTTTTCTGGTCACGGCCGCAGCGTTCGCCATGCACCTCTTCGGGTCCCCCGTTGCCGTTGCGCCCGACAGCGGCTCGGCGGCGCCGGCGGCTGTTGCGAGTGCACGTCCGCTGTCGCCAGGCCGCCTTGCTCTCACTCGTGAGCTGGGAGCGTGGAAGACGGCCTGCGGAGCCGGACTGGGGCTCGCCGCGGCGGGCGCCGGAGCCGCTCCCGCGGCTCACTTCACGTCTGTCGCGCTGCAGCTCAACGTGACAGCTGTACTCACAGCGACGGCTGCCGTCGTGTTCGCGACGATCTTCTGGCGCCTGCGGCACAATCGAAGCGCATCCGGCCTGCGTCTCGCAGGACTCGTCACCCTCGTCACCTGCTCGCTCACGGTCGTGCCCGCCCTCGGCATTGCGCTCATCGAGACGTGGACGCGGATCGCGCTTCCGAACTTCAGCGTAGACCCGTTCGCTGCGCGCACCCTTCTCTATCCCGTCAGCGCGTCTATCTGGGTCACAGCGGCGTGCCTCACCGCCTCGACTGCTGTGACACTGGCCCTGTGGCGCCGCCTCAGGGAGTTCAGCTGGCTGCCTCTTGGCCTTGGCGGTGCCACGCTGCTCGTCGCTCAGGCGTCAGCACCGACTCCTGCCGCATCGGTTGTCATCTCGGGAGGACTCGCGATCGGCGCCACGGCTCTGTTCGTCGTGTTGCGCCCTCGACGCGGTCGCCGAGTCGTCCTGACCTTGCTCGTGCTGAGCTCCATCGCGGCAGCGTTCCTGGTCGGGGCGAACAGCGCCGCTGTGTGGCCGTTCGCGGCGTTCCTGGCCCTCGGCGGCGCAGTCGCGCTGCGTGTTGCGCTGCCTCGCCGGGTCGTCAGGCCAGACAAGCTCTCGGTTCCCCCTGCGCTCTCGGCTGTCGTCGTCGTCCTCGTCCTCATCAGTGCGCGTTGGCTGCCCCTCTGGGCTGACCCCGAGATCACGGTGCCCGCGCCGACAGCAGATCTGACAACCATCGTCGTCGCCTCTGCAATCCTCATCATCGCGTCGACACGATCTCACCGGTTCGCCGCTGCAGACATCACCGTCATGTCCGCCCTCGCCACCGTTGCATCGCTTGTGAGTGTCGGGAGCCTCGCCGTGCAGGGAACGTCAGCGTCACAACGTGCCTTTGTGATCGGCTTGGCGTGCGTGCTCGCGGCGGAGCTCTCATGGCAGTTCCCGCACGGCGGCCGCGACAGCGTCGCACGCTATGTCACGGCCGCTCTCACGCCTCCAACGGCGGTCATGCTCGCTGTAGAGTCCTGGCGCCGTTTCGGCCCGCCTGTGTGGGGAGCGCCCGAGCTGCTCGCCGTCGGCATCACGGTCGTGCTCGCTGGCCTGGGCATCGTCATCTTTCGCGGCGCCGCCATTCCACGAGGCGAGCCGCGATCACACCCGGCTCGGCTGGCATGGGACTCATCGATCGCTCTCACCTCGACCATCACGATTCCCGCCGCCGTCACGACGAGCGACTTCGGCCCTCTTCACCTTGTGCTTCTGGGTGTGCTGCCCGTGCTGTTCTCGCTCGGCGAGGGTTCGGTCGCCCGCAGCTCAAGCCGGCGCAGGCATCTGATCTGGGCGTGTCTTCCGCCGTTCGCCGGCGCGATCTGGCTCGGTCTCGCCGAGCGCGGCGATGTGGGCGTTGAGCTCTCCGCTCTGGCCCTTGCGGCGCTCGTCTGCGCGGCGCTCGCCGTTGTCGTCATGCGCAGACCGTCCGCCCACATCCCGACGCCGCCCGGTCGAAATCTGCTTGCGGTCGCCACGCTCGCCATCTTCTTCGTGCCCGCCGTCGTCGCATCGTCAGCGGCGCCTCTCACGCACACGTACCTGATCCTCCTGATCGCGACGCTTCTGGCAGGAGTTGGCGCATTCTTGCCCCCGGTCGTGCGCGGCGTTCACATCGCACTGTGGCTCTGGAGTGCTGGGGCTCTGACCGTGGGTGCGACGACCAGCATCCGTTCATACGAACTCATCGCTCGCACTCCTTTCAAGCTCGATGAGCTGCTCGTCTGGACGGTTACCGGCTCCGTGCTCATGACCGGCCTTGCGGCGCTCTGGCTGTACCGTGGTCATCGCCAAGCCCGGCTCGCCTACGCATCACTCGCCATCGCCCCTCTGCTGCTCTCGCTGCCATTCGCCAACGTGGCCGCGGTGATCGCGGTTCCAGGGTGGATGCTGTCACTCGTCGCCGCGGGGGCGACCATGTTTCTCGCGGCGCCGCTCGCCCGCGGCAGTCGCGCGCATTCCGCGGTGACGTGGATGACAACGCTCGGCGCATCGTTTCTCGCCGTCGGCACGATCACGGGCGCGCACTCCGCCGTCGAGTTCGTCTCGATTCCGGTCGGTGTGATCGCCCTCACCGTGAACCTGAGAGCGCTTTTCGCGCGGGCAGAAGCGACGTCGTGGCGCATGCTGGGCGCTCCGCTGGCCGCTCTCATTCTGCCGAGCCTTGTGCAATGCCTCTCCGACCCCGCACCGGCGCGCATCGCCTGGCTCGTGCTCGGCATCGCGGCTACCGCCGCGTTTGGCGTCGTCGCTCGGCTGCAGGCGCCGATCGCGACTGCCGCCATCGCGGGAGCCATTCTCACACTGACCCTCGCGTGGCCGGCGCTCACCGCGGCAGCGTCCGGCTGGGCGGTTGCGCTCGCCGCCATCGTGATCCTCATGCTCGGAGCACTGGTCGTCCGCCTGTCGAATCTTCCCGCCGCACGCGCGGTGCGCAGCATCGCGAGAATGCGCTAA
- a CDS encoding amidohydrolase, with protein MTAFRLRAAHPGQGIVQTLTRARLIDLDGLVDIEVTDAVITDIRPSGCRAAAGESIDLDGRFVVPGLWDRHVHFTLWAITSKRVDVSAARSAAETAQLIARAARDHKEGPLVGVGFRDALWSDRPTAALLDASMSDTPVVLLSADLHAVWLNTAALRRFGYPPEHDGLLTEDAAFAVQNQLDEIPEAVSDAWADEAAREAARRGVTGIVDMEMAWNRDVWVRRTQAGSTHLRVSFGIYAQHLDRAIAERLQTGFVIPHTHGLLTVGPFKVITDGSLNARTAYCDDPYAGRDAGHGILNVAPDDLTDLMSRSSNAGIDCAVHAIGDHANALALDAYARSGARGSIEHAQLMRPHDIARMARLGVLASVQPEHAMDDREIADAYWRGRTERAFMLRSFLAAGVPLAFGSDAPVAQLDPWAAIAAAVSRSRDGKAPWQEQEAISAREALAASIPGGSLAPRIGATADLALLERDPLATDPEHLRTMPVGGTILNGRWTHSAL; from the coding sequence GTGACCGCATTCCGCCTTCGAGCAGCCCATCCCGGTCAGGGGATCGTGCAGACGCTCACGCGGGCGCGCTTGATCGACCTCGACGGTCTCGTCGATATCGAGGTGACGGATGCTGTCATCACCGACATCCGCCCCAGCGGCTGTCGCGCTGCCGCGGGTGAGTCCATCGACCTTGACGGCCGTTTCGTGGTTCCCGGGCTCTGGGATCGCCACGTCCACTTCACGCTCTGGGCGATCACGAGCAAGCGCGTCGACGTCTCCGCTGCGCGAAGCGCTGCTGAAACGGCGCAGCTGATCGCGCGTGCGGCTCGGGACCATAAAGAAGGTCCGCTTGTCGGCGTCGGCTTTCGCGACGCGCTCTGGAGCGACAGGCCGACGGCTGCGCTCCTCGACGCCAGCATGAGCGACACTCCCGTTGTGCTGCTCTCTGCCGACCTTCACGCGGTCTGGCTCAACACGGCAGCTCTGCGTCGATTCGGGTATCCGCCAGAGCATGACGGACTGCTCACAGAAGACGCCGCGTTCGCCGTGCAGAACCAGCTCGACGAGATTCCCGAAGCAGTGTCTGACGCGTGGGCCGACGAGGCAGCGCGTGAGGCTGCGAGGCGCGGGGTCACCGGGATCGTCGATATGGAGATGGCCTGGAATCGCGACGTCTGGGTGCGTCGAACACAAGCGGGGTCGACGCACCTGCGCGTGTCGTTCGGCATCTATGCGCAGCATCTCGATCGTGCGATTGCAGAGCGCCTGCAGACCGGATTCGTAATTCCGCACACGCACGGCCTGCTCACCGTCGGGCCGTTCAAAGTGATTACGGACGGCTCGCTCAATGCCCGAACGGCCTATTGCGATGACCCGTACGCCGGCAGGGACGCCGGCCACGGCATCTTGAACGTCGCGCCGGACGACCTCACCGATCTCATGTCTCGATCGTCGAACGCGGGCATTGACTGCGCGGTCCACGCCATCGGTGACCACGCGAATGCGCTCGCGCTCGATGCGTATGCGCGGTCGGGCGCACGGGGGAGCATCGAGCATGCACAGCTGATGCGCCCGCACGACATCGCGAGAATGGCGCGTCTCGGTGTGCTCGCGAGCGTTCAGCCCGAGCACGCGATGGACGACCGTGAGATCGCCGACGCCTACTGGCGAGGGCGCACGGAGCGCGCGTTCATGCTGCGCAGCTTTCTCGCGGCGGGAGTTCCGCTCGCGTTCGGGTCAGACGCGCCCGTGGCCCAGCTCGACCCGTGGGCCGCGATCGCGGCAGCGGTCTCGCGGTCCCGCGACGGCAAGGCACCGTGGCAGGAGCAGGAAGCCATCAGCGCTCGTGAGGCGCTTGCGGCATCCATTCCTGGTGGATCGCTCGCACCGCGCATCGGAGCGACGGCAGACCTCGCGCTTCTCGAGCGAGATCCGCTCGCCACCGACCCCGAGCATCTGCGCACCATGCCGGTGGGGGGAACGATCCTCAACGGCCGTTGGACGCATTCAGCACTCTGA